A region from the Equus asinus isolate D_3611 breed Donkey chromosome 3, EquAss-T2T_v2, whole genome shotgun sequence genome encodes:
- the LOC123282843 gene encoding rho GTPase-activating protein 20-like, with protein sequence MDCQLFGQIWRSRHLCQEVLCLGLAHSELCGHLQFFRTKGKMALFPSKSVTVTVTNSDTVNNIINMSLPMLGITGSEKDYQLWVSSGKKEAPCPLTGHEHPYIIKMSHRPATGLLPQGPEGSTFQESPDTQGQFILKPRHPARNQQRKGQKSVRINFMGNWALRRGSSACQDLLNMTPPSPKPGQLFGVSLGDVCKCDRLPPSLLDMLCFLKQKGPLTEGIFRKSANMKSCRALKETLNAGDKVNLDCESVLVVACVLKDFLRNIPGSVFTSDLYAKWVSITDGENEEEKIAATQRLLDELPRANAELLRYLFGVLHNIQQHSSVNQMTAYNLATCIAPSILCLPNACSTELESDITRKISLVQFLIENCLQIFGEDIASLLGESSMHCDGSEKAADPSTDFGEDIASLLGESSMHCDGSEKAADPSTDFGEDIASLLGESSMHCDGSEKAADPSTDFGEDIASLLGESSMLCDGSEKAADPSTDFGEDIASLLGESSMLCDGSEKAADPSTDFGEDIASLLGESSMHCDGSEKAADPSTDFGEDIVSLLGESSMHCDGSKKAADLSTDFGEKQAARPPGVMRDT encoded by the exons TCTGTAACTGTAACAGTGACCAATTCGGATACAGTGAATAACATTATCAACATGTCACTACCAATGCTTGGAATAACT GGCTCTGAGAAAGATTACCAGCTGTGGGTCAGTTCCGGCAAGAAAGAGGCCCCATGCCCACTCACTG GACATGAGCATCCCTACATAATTAAAATGAGCCATCGTCCAGCCACTGGGCTCCTGCCACAGGGACCAGAGGGCTCCACCTTCCAGGAGTCCCCAGACACGCAAGGCCAATTCATCCTGAAGCCAAGGCACCCAGCCAGGAACCAGCAGAGGAAAG GCCAGAAGTCAGTGAGAATTAATTTTATGGGCAACTGGGCCCTCCGGCGTGGCTCCAGTGCCTGCCAGGACCTTCTGAACATGACGCCACCATCCCCAAAGCCAGGGCAGCTCTTCGGCGTCAGCCTCGGAGATGTGTGCAAATGCGACAGActgcccccttctcttctg GATATGCTTTGCTTTCTTAAGCAAAAAGGGCCACTTACAGAGGGCATATTCAGAAAATCGGCCAATATGAAATCATGCAGAGCCCTAAAGGAGACATTAAATGCTGGGGACAAAGTGAACCTGGACTGTGAATCTGTTCTTGTGGTCGCATGTGTCTTAAAG GATTTTCTTCGAAACATCCCAGGGAGCGTCTTTACATCTGACCTCTATGCTAAATGGGTCAGTATAACTGATGGAGAGAACGAGGAGGAGAAAATCGCTGCCACTCAGAG GCTTTTGGATGAGCTGCCCAGAGCCAATGCAGAGCTCCTGCGCTATCTTTTTGGAGTGCTGCACAACATTCAGCAGCATTCATCCGTCAATCAGATGACAGCTTACAACTTAGCCACCTGCATAGCCCCAAGCATTCTTTGTTTGCCCAATGCCTGCAGCACAGAATTAGAAAGTGACATCACAAGAAAG ATTTCTCTTGTGCAATTTTTGATTGAGAATTGCCTCCAGATCTTTGGAGAAgacattgcttccctcctgggggagagctccatgcattgtgatggcagcgagaaggctgcagatccttcgactgacttcggagaagacattgcttccctcctgggggagagctccatgcattgtgatggcagcgagaaggctgcagatccttcgactgacttcggagaagacattgcttccctcctgggggagagctccatgcattgtgatggcagcgagaaggctgcagatccttcgactgactttggagaagacattgcttccctcctgggggagagctccatgctttgtgatggcagcgagaaggctgcagatccttcgactgactttggagaagacattgcttccctcctgggggagagctccatgctttgtgatggcagcgagaaggctgcagatccttcgactgactttggagaagacattgcttccctcctgggggagagctccatGCATTGTGATGGCAGCGAGAAGGCTGCAGATCCTTCAACTGACTTCGGAGAAGACATTGtttccctcctgggggagagctccatGCATTGTGATGGCAGCAAGAAGGCTGCAGATCTTTCAACTGACTTCGGTGAGAAACAGGCAGCGAGGCCGCCAGGGGTCATGAGAGATACCTAG